One segment of Neobacillus endophyticus DNA contains the following:
- a CDS encoding COX15/CtaA family protein, which produces MRYFWLAFTAAATIFLVNIIGFVDTQTQSAMGCGSGYPLCNGKLYPNFYDYHSVIEYTHRIVVGLASILLFITSFIAWFRYKSPRMKWLVGFAVFGILGESTLGALTVMVALSPMLLAAHLGVALISFSALVNIAYAIYHEEKKISYSGHVPSSLNIFSWFTFIFLYAAIYFGGYVAKTGSGGSFKGFPFPTEHFSDVGNTYWVDVIHRLFALFLIVFILLLVRMARKVRTVRPDVYRLSLISIVLILLQGLSGGILIYTQLHLVSVLLHISFVSLLAATLSVICIQGK; this is translated from the coding sequence ATGCGTTACTTCTGGCTTGCTTTTACAGCCGCAGCTACAATATTTTTAGTCAATATCATTGGTTTTGTTGATACACAAACTCAATCGGCAATGGGATGCGGAAGCGGTTATCCTTTATGTAATGGAAAACTGTATCCTAATTTTTACGACTACCATTCTGTGATCGAATACACACACCGAATTGTGGTTGGACTCGCCAGTATTTTGTTATTTATTACCTCATTCATCGCGTGGTTTCGTTATAAATCACCTCGTATGAAATGGCTTGTTGGTTTTGCTGTGTTCGGAATTCTTGGGGAATCAACCTTAGGTGCATTGACAGTAATGGTTGCTCTATCCCCTATGCTGCTTGCAGCGCATTTAGGTGTTGCTCTTATTTCTTTTTCCGCTTTAGTCAATATCGCTTATGCGATCTATCACGAAGAAAAGAAAATAAGTTATAGTGGACATGTTCCCTCTTCTCTCAACATCTTTTCTTGGTTCACTTTTATCTTTTTGTATGCAGCCATTTATTTTGGCGGCTATGTGGCAAAAACAGGTTCTGGAGGAAGCTTCAAAGGGTTCCCTTTCCCGACTGAACATTTCTCAGATGTTGGAAATACTTATTGGGTGGATGTGATTCATCGATTATTTGCCTTATTTTTAATTGTCTTTATACTATTGCTTGTTCGTATGGCAAGAAAAGTTCGTACTGTGCGTCCTGATGTCTATCGATTAAGTCTGATTTCGATCGTACTGATTCTTCTTCAAGGATTGAGTGGAGGAATTTTAATATATACTCAACTGCACCTAGTTTCGGTGCTGCTGCACATCTCCTTTGTGTCACTCCTTGCAGCGACATTAAGTGTCATTTGTATACAAGGAAAATAA
- a CDS encoding DUF2642 domain-containing protein, giving the protein MSENTFHSFAQNLVEEEVNVITTRGDFNGRLISVGKDVILLQNRMGPQHLTLGIRIAEIVVLHRAELGPRGPFGFMPRGNEFVESAEAQNN; this is encoded by the coding sequence ATGAGCGAAAACACTTTTCATTCTTTTGCCCAAAACCTTGTAGAAGAGGAAGTAAATGTGATCACTACACGTGGAGATTTCAATGGAAGACTAATTAGTGTAGGTAAAGATGTAATCCTTTTACAAAACAGAATGGGGCCTCAGCATCTGACACTAGGTATTCGTATTGCAGAAATTGTAGTACTTCACAGGGCTGAATTGGGCCCAAGAGGACCATTCGGATTTATGCCACGTGGAAATGAGTTTGTAGAATCGGCTGAAGCCCAAAATAATTAA
- the cyoD gene encoding cytochrome o ubiquinol oxidase subunit IV produces MSNHEQHTGSVKAYVTGFVFSIILTIIPLVLVLNHMMAKSALVVSILFAAVLQFVIQLFFFMHIRDGEGPRYNVMALVLGLIFVGTIVVGSIWIMSFNEIVQ; encoded by the coding sequence ATGTCAAACCATGAACAACATACCGGGTCAGTAAAGGCATACGTCACTGGATTTGTTTTTTCAATCATTTTGACGATTATCCCCCTTGTCCTTGTATTAAATCATATGATGGCAAAATCAGCTCTAGTCGTTAGTATCTTGTTCGCAGCTGTTTTGCAATTTGTCATTCAGTTATTCTTCTTTATGCATATTCGTGATGGTGAAGGTCCTCGCTATAATGTAATGGCATTAGTATTAGGACTTATCTTCGTTGGCACCATTGTTGTGGGATCCATTTGGATTATGTCATTCAATGAAATTGTTCAATAA
- a CDS encoding YjcZ family sporulation protein: MSGGGHGAGFALIVVLFILLIIVGASFMGGYWY, from the coding sequence ATGAGCGGTGGCGGACATGGTGCAGGTTTTGCATTAATCGTTGTATTGTTTATTCTCCTAATCATTGTAGGAGCAAGCTTCATGGGAGGATATTGGTATTAA
- the cyoC gene encoding cytochrome o ubiquinol oxidase subunit III, whose translation MQHSIGAHVSDHDHGHVDHEGLKVLGFWIFLVTDCLLFATLFATYAVLHSHTNGGFTGKDFDVPGFIIETFVLLISSFTSGLAVLQMHKGNKKGLIGWLVITLLLGATFVGMEIHEFASMAAEGATLSKSAFLTSFFTLVGTHGLHVTFGIFWMIGLIFQVSRKGITSVTTRKISIISLYWHFLDAVWIFIFTVVYLMGVM comes from the coding sequence ATGCAACATAGCATTGGTGCTCATGTTTCTGACCATGATCATGGTCATGTTGACCATGAAGGGTTAAAAGTTTTAGGCTTTTGGATTTTCCTTGTAACTGACTGTTTATTATTCGCTACTTTGTTCGCTACCTATGCAGTTTTACATTCACATACAAATGGCGGATTTACAGGAAAAGATTTTGATGTACCAGGATTTATTATTGAAACGTTTGTTTTATTAATAAGCTCATTTACAAGCGGTTTAGCTGTTTTACAAATGCATAAAGGTAATAAAAAAGGTCTGATCGGCTGGTTAGTCATCACACTTCTTTTAGGTGCTACTTTCGTTGGTATGGAAATCCATGAGTTTGCTAGTATGGCTGCTGAGGGAGCTACCCTTTCCAAAAGTGCTTTCCTTACCTCCTTCTTTACTCTAGTTGGTACGCACGGACTTCACGTAACGTTTGGTATCTTTTGGATGATCGGATTGATTTTTCAAGTATCTCGTAAAGGAATTACTTCTGTTACGACACGTAAAATTTCAATCATTAGTTTATACTGGCACTTTTTAGATGCTGTCTGGATTTTCATCTTTACTGTTGTTTATTTAATGGGGGTGATGTAA